The Sorangiineae bacterium MSr11954 DNA segment AGCGCATAGCATGCGATCCACAAAGGCTTTGGTGCTGGTGGGGTCCGCGATTGCCGCGGGGGGCTGCGCTGCCGTCTTCGGGCTTGACGAAACGTCGTTGCGCGAGCGCGGTGGCGGGGGCGGAAGTATCGATGCCGCACCGAGGGTGGACTCGGGGTGGGATGGGATACGTGGAGGAGAGTGTCCGACCAAGAACGTCCTGACGGATCCGGAGAGCTGCGGCGCGTGCAATCATTCGTGCGGCGGCGGCGGGGCGACTTGCACGGCGGGGAGGTGCGATCCGGTTCGGTTCGCGCCAGTGCCGGTGCCGGCTTCGCTTAAAGATGCGACGGGGTTGGCGCTCGATCAGAGGGGTGCGGTCGTGACCAATGGATCGGAGGCGGGCGGCGTGTACTACGTGCCGTTCGATGGAGCGGGCAGCTTCAGCGTGATCGCTTCGTCGCAGTTATGGCCGAGCGGGCCTTCGTCCGATAGCACACGCGTCTGCTGGGGCCTTGGGAACATTACCGTTCCGTGCAGCTTGCATGACGGTGGTTCTTTCGTGCTAGCCCACGATAACACGGGCACCGCGCGGTCGACGGCTATCGTAGGCGGGGAGGCTTATTGGATCACTAATGGAACGAGCGACCTCCGGCGTTTCCCACTCGATGGGAGCACGGACAAGGCAACGATCGTCGCCACGTATGAAACAGGCGGCTTCTCGGGCGGCCGCTCGCTGGTGATCGATGGGAATCGATTCGTCTGGGTCGTTCGCGACAACAAGGCCATCGCCGCCGCAACCTTGGAGGGCCCCCTTCCTGCCGCCGCCATGACCGTCGCCAAGCTCCCACTCGTCTCTCCCAACGCCGTCGCCGTCGGCGCGAACGCATACTACGTCGTCGCCGAAGACTTGGCCGAAATGGGCGGTCTCTATCGAGCACCAAAGGACGGCACCGGAGTCAACGCCACGGCGCTCCTGCGCCAGTCACTCATCGAGCCGACGATCGCTGTCGATGCAAATTACGCTTATTACACGGACCGAAACGGCGGCACCATCTACCGCTTCCCGCTGACCGCCTCCTTGCCAGACGGCGGCGCGGCAAACGCGGAGCCCATCGCCAAGGGCCAGGGCAGCCCCACGTCCATCGCCGTAACCGACAAATTCGTCTATTGGCTCAATGTCAGCGGCGCCAATACCGGACTGATGCGCGTCGCCAAGTAACCCAGCACAAATTCGCCTCCCGCGACCGAGCGCGCCGCCCCACGACCCGGTGCGAACCGGGCGCGCCTTGACTTTATCAGGTCCCTGATCAAATATCAGGACCCTGATACAAAGGACCCCCATGAACCACCAAGACTTTTCCGACCAAGTCGTCGTCATCACCGGCGCCAGCGCAGGCGTCGGCGCAGCCACCGCCGAGGAGCTCGCGCGCCGCGGCGCCTCCGTCGTCCTCGCAGCCCGGCGCGCCCCAGAGCTCGACGAAGTCCGCGCCCGCTGCGGCGACAAGGCACTCGCCGTCGTCGCCGACGTCACGAAGCGCCAGGACGTACAGCGCATCTTCGACCAAGCCATTGCCAAATTCGAACGCATCGACATTTGGATCAACAACGCCGGCCGCGGCCAAATCCGGCCCGTCCTGGAGATCACCGACGAAGACCTCGACACCATGATCCGCGACAACACGAGGTCCGTGCTCTACGGCATGCAAGTCGTCACACCGCACCTCCAGGCGCGCGGCAACGGCGCCATCGTCAACGTCTCATCGATCGTCGCCCGAATGCATGTCCCGCGTCCCGTCGGCTCCTACGCCGCCGCAAAAGCGGCCATGTCGCGTCTCTCGGACGCACTCCGTGGCGAGCTCGCGCAATCGCACCCCGAGATCCGCGTGGTCGCCGTCTACCCCGGTGCCATCGCCACGGACTTCGGCCAGAACGCGCTCGGCCAAAAAGCCGATTCCCGCAAGTCCCCCGGCGCACAGTCCGCAGAGGACGTCGCACACATCGTCTGCGAAGCCGCACTCAAGAGCCGCGGCGACATTTACACGCTGCCAAACGGCCCCGCCATGGTGCGCGAGTACACGGAGAAGCAACTCGCCCCCCTCGGGCCCACACCATGACCTGCGCTCCATGACCTGCGCCCCATAACCCGCGCTCCATGACCGCGCTCGATGACCTGCGCCCCACAACCCGCGCTCCACGACCCGCACACAGCACGAACAGGACGAGCAACGCGAACGAGCAGCACAAACCAAAAAGAGCTACTCCGACCGCCGCCGCGCTCCACGACCCGCACACAGCACGAACAGGACGAGCAGCACGAACAAGACAAGCAGCACGAACGAGCAGCACAAACCAAAAAGAGCTACCCCGACCGCCGCCGCACACCGCCCCCCGCACGTGACGCACGCTTCTTCCCTTGCCCAGCCTCGAGCGTCACCGCAACCGCATCGAGATGCTTCAAAAACGTCCGCCGCTGGCCCTCGGACATAGCCTCGAGCGCCGCGGTCTCGACGTCGAACATCTGCTTATGCCCCGCCGCCACGCGTTTCTTTCCCTCGCTGGTCAACTGCAGCGCAATCTCACGCCGACCGTCCTCGGCCTCGACCCGCTCGACCAGCTTTGCGTTCTCCAACCCCCGAATCAACTCGTTCATCGTTTGCGGGGTCACGAAGCAAATCCGCGCCAAGGTCGCGTTCGAGGCCCCCGGGTTGGCCGAGAGCGCGAGCATCGTCGAATATTGGGGAGGGGATATTCCAACGTCCTCCAGCGCGGACTCCGCGGACACACGAATCGCGGTCTGAAGTCGCTTGATGCGATAGAAGAGCCGGCCTTCGAGTTGGGGTAGCGCCTTCGACATGGATGGCTCCTGTATATCGCGCACCCCCTCCCGTTCCGCGGAAATTCGCCACGTCGCGACTGGCGCGCTCACTCGATGCTTCGGGTGCTTCGCTCG contains these protein-coding regions:
- a CDS encoding SDR family oxidoreductase, producing the protein MNHQDFSDQVVVITGASAGVGAATAEELARRGASVVLAARRAPELDEVRARCGDKALAVVADVTKRQDVQRIFDQAIAKFERIDIWINNAGRGQIRPVLEITDEDLDTMIRDNTRSVLYGMQVVTPHLQARGNGAIVNVSSIVARMHVPRPVGSYAAAKAAMSRLSDALRGELAQSHPEIRVVAVYPGAIATDFGQNALGQKADSRKSPGAQSAEDVAHIVCEAALKSRGDIYTLPNGPAMVREYTEKQLAPLGPTP
- a CDS encoding MarR family winged helix-turn-helix transcriptional regulator, whose translation is MSKALPQLEGRLFYRIKRLQTAIRVSAESALEDVGISPPQYSTMLALSANPGASNATLARICFVTPQTMNELIRGLENAKLVERVEAEDGRREIALQLTSEGKKRVAAGHKQMFDVETAALEAMSEGQRRTFLKHLDAVAVTLEAGQGKKRASRAGGGVRRRSG